Proteins encoded within one genomic window of Dyadobacter chenhuakuii:
- a CDS encoding dihydrodipicolinate synthase family protein, with protein MNLHLKGLIAAPFTPMRADGSLNLDLIPAYYQFLKQNGIKGAFICGSTGEGVSMTVSEKKQVAEAWADCAGDDIDFTIMPLLGGTCLADCIELAKHAQEIGLDAVSFTSPFYFKPANVEMLAECIIAIAERVPDMPFYYYHIPVLTGVGFAMFDLLKAIDGRIPNFAGIKYTHEDFMDFQSCLNFQNGKYDMLWGRDENMLSALAVGAKGAVGSTFNYAAPLYHALIEAFEQNDMAKAGALQQQSIDMIRLLGKYGGISVGKAYMKVVGMDCGTFRLPVKNMSEAQFDAFQSDVAALDFDTFKSGQAMAKTTH; from the coding sequence ATGAATTTACATTTGAAAGGCCTCATTGCCGCTCCGTTTACACCCATGCGCGCCGACGGCAGCCTTAACCTGGATTTGATCCCGGCTTATTATCAATTTTTAAAACAAAACGGCATCAAAGGCGCATTCATCTGCGGCTCCACGGGTGAAGGTGTTTCCATGACCGTTTCCGAGAAAAAGCAGGTGGCCGAAGCATGGGCAGATTGCGCCGGCGACGACATTGATTTTACCATTATGCCGCTGCTCGGCGGAACCTGCCTTGCCGATTGCATTGAGCTGGCCAAACATGCCCAGGAGATTGGATTGGACGCGGTTTCGTTCACGAGCCCGTTTTATTTCAAACCCGCCAATGTGGAAATGCTGGCGGAATGCATTATCGCCATTGCCGAACGGGTGCCGGACATGCCGTTCTACTATTATCACATTCCGGTGCTGACCGGCGTCGGTTTTGCCATGTTCGATTTGCTGAAAGCCATTGACGGGCGAATTCCCAATTTTGCGGGCATCAAGTATACGCATGAAGATTTTATGGATTTTCAATCTTGCCTGAATTTTCAGAACGGCAAATATGATATGCTCTGGGGACGTGATGAAAATATGCTTTCTGCGCTGGCTGTGGGCGCGAAAGGCGCAGTAGGAAGCACATTTAACTATGCCGCGCCACTGTATCATGCACTGATCGAGGCATTTGAACAAAATGATATGGCCAAAGCGGGCGCGTTGCAGCAGCAGTCGATTGATATGATCCGCCTTTTGGGCAAATACGGTGGAATTTCCGTTGGTAAGGCTTATATGAAGGTTGTTGGGATGGATTGTGGTACATTTCGCCTGCCGGTAAAAAACATGAGCGAGGCGCAGTTTGACGCATTCCAATCGGACGTTGCCGCGCTGGATTTTGATACATTTAAATCAGGCCAGGCGATGGCCAAAACCACTCATTGA
- a CDS encoding RagB/SusD family nutrient uptake outer membrane protein: MKKIRIYICWALLSVLGSSCQDALELVPQDYFGDSNFWQNESQVSNFMVGLHKQFRDNQFQFLRLGEMRGGNYSTVDRQATSLNELPVIEQRLEETSSGVNNWAGFYGPILQLNLFIQKVEAITFLSETRKSYLLAQAYAMRAYYYFHLLRTYGGVPLVLEADVLNGTTDAVILRKARAAEADVLAAVKADVNKSISLFGVQAAVTDKSQWSPNAALMLKGEVFLWSAKVYGATADLAEAKKALNAVTGAALLPNFANVFAYNQKNNNEIIFAIRFRVGEAEMSGVAAYTYSTFNFNGLHYKDSTVSAGVGNFLVDPLVLAAPNSQQVIQRYAYTFELFQSYDVADSRRNATFYDYYKVNTDVKPNVTTIKNTALVKFLGTIDANKRYFSDDWPVYREADRLLMLAEITNAEGGDPTQFIQPVRDRAFAPAKDPKPFKNAGKDANELAIFEERTKEFVHEGKRWYDLRRMKYAAEPLIFKSTNHPYGVLDKTTQAYRILWPIEAAIWTNDPLVAQTPGYTTARPN, from the coding sequence ATGAAAAAAATCAGAATTTACATCTGCTGGGCACTGCTTTCGGTGCTGGGCAGCTCCTGCCAGGATGCGCTTGAACTCGTTCCGCAGGATTATTTCGGGGACAGCAACTTTTGGCAGAACGAGTCGCAGGTAAGCAATTTTATGGTGGGTTTGCACAAGCAATTCCGTGATAATCAGTTTCAGTTTCTGCGCCTGGGCGAAATGCGCGGTGGAAATTACAGCACGGTCGACCGCCAGGCGACGTCCCTGAACGAGTTGCCCGTGATCGAACAGCGGCTTGAAGAAACGTCCTCAGGCGTGAACAACTGGGCCGGATTCTACGGGCCTATTTTGCAGCTCAACTTATTTATACAAAAAGTAGAAGCCATCACATTCCTGTCCGAAACGCGCAAAAGTTACCTTTTGGCCCAGGCTTATGCCATGCGCGCTTACTATTATTTCCACTTGCTGAGAACTTACGGCGGCGTGCCGCTTGTGCTGGAAGCGGATGTTTTGAATGGGACCACCGATGCGGTGATTTTGCGGAAAGCACGTGCAGCCGAGGCGGATGTGCTGGCGGCGGTGAAGGCGGATGTGAACAAGTCGATCTCGCTTTTTGGCGTGCAGGCTGCGGTTACTGATAAAAGTCAATGGTCGCCCAATGCAGCTTTGATGCTGAAAGGAGAGGTTTTTCTGTGGTCTGCCAAAGTGTATGGCGCAACAGCCGATCTGGCGGAAGCTAAAAAAGCATTGAATGCAGTGACCGGCGCGGCATTACTTCCAAATTTTGCCAATGTATTCGCCTATAATCAAAAAAATAACAACGAGATCATCTTCGCGATCCGTTTCCGGGTGGGCGAGGCTGAAATGAGCGGCGTGGCGGCTTACACTTACTCGACTTTCAACTTCAACGGGCTGCATTATAAAGACTCGACGGTGAGCGCAGGCGTAGGAAATTTCCTCGTGGACCCGCTCGTACTGGCCGCGCCTAATTCGCAGCAGGTGATCCAGCGGTATGCTTATACGTTCGAGCTTTTCCAATCTTATGATGTGGCCGACAGCAGGCGCAACGCGACTTTTTACGATTATTACAAAGTAAATACAGACGTGAAACCCAATGTGACCACGATCAAGAATACAGCATTGGTCAAATTCCTGGGAACAATTGATGCCAACAAGCGCTATTTCTCCGACGACTGGCCCGTTTACCGCGAAGCAGATCGTCTCCTAATGCTGGCCGAAATCACGAATGCAGAGGGCGGCGATCCCACACAATTCATTCAGCCCGTGCGTGACCGCGCGTTTGCGCCTGCGAAAGATCCGAAGCCATTTAAGAATGCAGGGAAAGATGCCAACGAGCTGGCGATTTTCGAGGAGCGTACCAAAGAATTTGTACACGAAGGAAAGCGCTGGTACGACCTGCGCCGGATGAAGTATGCCGCTGAACCTCTTATATTTAAGAGTACAAACCATCCTTACGGAGTCCTGGACAAAACCACCCAGGCGTACCGGATTTTGTGGCCTATCGAGGCTGCCATCTGGACCAACGATCCGCTTGTGGCGCAGACGCCGGGTTACACCACTGCAAGACCTAATTAA